The genomic segment CACACTGGCAAAAAGCCATGGGCTCTGCGATCACAAACTATTCAACAAATCTTCAACATGGGCCCAGAGTGTTGTCTTCACCTGgggggtggtgggtgcctgaatTACCTGCCTCCAAGAGCAGGAAGGATTCTCCAGAACAAGCAattcccaccaccaccatccactAAGCTCTGGCCACAGGTTTCAATCCATCGAAAACCACAGCTCTGTCTCCAGTTATACCATGTAGCGGGAGTATCTCAACATTCACCCAATTTAACCCTTCAGAGGCACAGCCAAACACTATTCATTTCAGGAAAACATTCTCTTACTTTATTTGCATCTCAGCAAAGGTTCTCATTTGACACCTGAGTGCCATCAAACCAAAGTTTGTAGGCCAACAAAGCTGGGCCACTCACAAGCTTGCCATTTGTAGGTCTCGATGCCTAAATCTGTCTCAGGTGTGCTAACGGTGCCAGCCACAAGGTAGTGAAAAAGTCCATAAAACTGCAGTCTGCTGGGATAGGAAGCCAAGCAGCGCCTGGACAGCAGAGTTCTTTTCTTGGGCAACAGATAACCAGACAAGACCCTAATTGTGCTCTCATTCAACGTTCTGTCTCTGCCTAGACTGAAACAAAGAGCCAACCTCTCTTGTGGCACAGGGGAGGAGATACAAGCTCGTTTACATTTGATAGATCTGAAGAACACATCTATTAAAGTCTGGTTCGGATGGACGGTGCAGGGAGCTCTTCAGTCAGAGCTGCTGGTTGCAGGACATCCCTGAGTCCAGCTTTGCAGCCTTTGTGCAGCAGTACTTACCCAGGACCCACAGGAAATACTTAGAGTCCACCTGGACATTTGACTTATATTCAGTTTCCGAGTGTCAGAGGAGTTCAGGACTGTCTGGCCTGGGGCCCTCCTCAGGACAATTCAGGATTACCTACTCAAAgcatgaaataaaaggaaatacattttaaggATGAAGGCTCCTCTTTTAAGCCCTGCTGCAGAAACCATTTCAGACATGATTGGAATAGAAAAACCTGGCACTCGGCTCGGCGCAAGCAGGAGTTGCCTTCCGACTAAAGAACCTCTCCTCCGGTGCAGCGCAAGTAGGAGCTCGGCTTGAGGTCAGCATTTCAGCCGTCCAGCGCTCTCTCTCCGGCACCTCGAAGAGGCTAGTTGACCCGACAGGCGCGGATCATGAGCAGCTGCAGGAGAATGAAGACCGGGGACGTGATGAGGCCGAACCAGAGCTCCCGAGTCTGCTCCGCTAGCTTCTGGCACAACAGCATCTCGAAAACGAACTTGAGACTCAGGACCGTGAGGACCCAGAAAAGGCGGAGCACCGCCAGCCGCTTCTCTCCGTCCTGGAAGAGGCGGACGGACACGATGGTGGTGAAGTAGGTGCTAAGCCCGTCAGCGGCGAAGAAAGGCACGAACACGTTCCACCAGGAGAGGCCGGGTACCAGGCCATCCACACGCAGTGCCAGCAGCACGGAGAACACCAACAGGGCTAGCAGGTGCACGAAGATCTCGAAGGTGGCGAAGCccagccactgcaccagctccCGGAGCGAGAAAAGCATCGCGCCCGTTGAGCGCGGGCCGGGGCCCGGCCGAACGTGCCACCCGCGGAGCTGCGTCTCCTCTCCCCGTGGCCCTCGCCCGCGCGTGCCGCCGCTGCTGCGAGCGAGACGCGGTGAGCGTCCCCGCCAGCCCCAGCCCTCGGCCCTGGATCGCCGCCAATATCCCGGCCCCGGCTCGGGACTCAACACTGGCCGCTCGCGGACGCCCACCTCGCTCGGTCGCCATGCCCCGCCGGGCGCGTCCCTACTGCGTCACTTCCGGCCGACAGCGGGAGGCGGAGTGGTCCCTGCAGCCCTGCCGGCGGGAACTGCCTCCTAGTCCTTAGTCTCCGACTAGGAGTCCCCGGGCGCGCCGCGATGCCGGTCCCGCAGCTTCTAGTGCTCTTCGGCAGCCAGACAGGCACGGCTCAGGATGTGTCGGAGAGGTTGGGTCGCGAAGCCCGGCGCCGGCGGCTTGGCTGCCAGGTGCAGGCCCTGGACTCCTACCCGGTGGTGAGGGCTCGCGGGGGCCTCGGCGGGGGGACTAGCAGGCCTGGGGTGCCCGCCCCTCGGGGTCATCGACTCAAAAGGCGTCGCATTTAGTCTGAGAGCGGGTCCTTCCCTTATGGCGGATttaggagaaggggaggaggttGGAGCCTGAAAGAGAGAAGACGGTCTGGCAGCCTACATAAATCCCTCTGCCGTGTCAGCCTGAGCGAAGGAGAGGGGAGTCGGGTTTTGGGAAGGCCGCCCGGTGCTTCCAGCCAGAGgtcttatgtgtgtgtgtctttttgttgAGGTGAATCTGATTCATGAGCCCCTGGTGATATTTGTTTGTGCAACTACAGGCCAAGGAGACCCACCTGACAACATGAAGGTAAGGCTGGCCTCATGTGGCTCCTCAGATCTCTGCCCTCGCCTCTCGCCCCGTTTTCATTGCCTGGGTTCCAGGTGCAGTAAATAGCTCTCCTCCTCCATCTGATGCAGTTTCAGAGGTGGATTTGAGAGGACGTCCTTGCGTGGAGTTGGGGGCTTTGGTTGTCCTCTCTAATAAACTCTTTATGGCCACCAAATAGCGTTATCCATTTtaacctttcttattttttcaggGCCATGTGTGCATCTAGTTTGGGTCTTGTGCACTTCTCTGGACTGCATGACCCTCAGGGGATGTTAATTCTCTGACCATCTTTTTCAGCACATACTATCTTCCTGGCACAGCCTGTGAACCCAGTACTTTCATCCTCACAGAGTTCGCACTGTGGCAGAAGCAGCTAATGGGCAGTCACAGGGCCGGGAAACACCTGTGCTGGGAAGAGGTGCAGATGTCGTGGGAGCACTGATAAGGGGCATCAAGCCTTTTCTAGCCCAGCCTTGGGGCCCAGGCAGAggtttccagaagaaaaaagtgTAAGCTGAGTCACTGAAGGATGCGTGAGGGCTAGCCAGGCCCCAAGGAAGAAGAAGCAGTCTGTGTAGAAGAGAAAGGTGACTTGGCTTGTGTGAACAGTAGAAAACAGTTCAGGCCAGGCCtggcggttcacacctgtaatcccagcactttgggaggctgaggtgggtgaatcacttgatgtcaggagttcaagaccagtctggccaaccttgtggtgaaaccttgtctctactaaaaattcaaaagttagtcaggcatggtggtgtgcacctgtatctcagctattcaggaggcagaggcaggagaatcacttgaacctgggaggcagaggttgcagtggctgaGGTctcgccattgccctccagcctgggccacagagtgaagctccatctcaaaaaaagatgagAAGCCCTTgtagaaagtataataaaaatcaagGTAGAAAATGGAAGGAAGCGGATACCAAAATTAAAAGATCATTCCAGTGTCCTCAGAATGAGAAGACAACAGTAGAGAGGAAGTTATCCGGTAAAGTAACAAGATGTCCAGAGCAGGTCTGCAGCCGGAGAGCCCCGTGCCCAGGAAGGGCCCTGCTGAGAATGAACAAGCTATCCCCGGGCATGTCACTGTGGGTTTAGCTGCTGGGGACAGAGTGCCTTACACACCCCAAGGGTGGCAAGTGGGACCCTAGCTTTTCAGCAGTGGTGCCAAGCCCAGGATAAACTGAGCTGCTTGCCAGTTGTGAGGGAAAAGTCACAGCAATGCTCTCTCCTGAACCCTTTTCTCAGGAAGGAGGAAGTTCCCCAAACAAAGCAGGGAAAAGCCCTTTGGGATTCAGGAAGCAAGAGTGTCTCACCAGCAGGGGCCCTGCGGCGGGGGCGGGGTGGTCTGGGGCAAGAGGCTGCGGCGGGGGCGGGCTCTTGTCAAGAGGCTTGCACAGCTTGACCCAGTGAGGCAGCTGATGAGGTGGTGAGGTCccaggaggccaggagtggtCCAGGGCCAGGGTCAAAGCTGTGGGCTGACAAAGCCAGAGCCTCTACTCTGGCCTCCATGCTTGGCCATGGGTTGGGGAGGTGGGTGGTCCGTGAAGACCACACAGACAGGCCACCTGGGATGCAGGTGAGGGGCAGCAGGCTCCTTGTGGAGGGGCCTCCTATCAAGCCTAGAGGCCACCATGGAAGGCAGGTTGTGGAACAGGATGATCTGATCACTGTTGGCTCAAGGTCCTACAGCCACGGAAGGAAGGGGATGTGTCCCAGAGACACGGACCGCAGCCACGGAAGGAAGGAGGTGTGTCCCAGAGACACAGATCTCGGTCATGGAAGGAAGGGAATGGGTCCCAGAGACAGGGACCTCAGCCACGGAAAGAAGGAGATGGGTCCCAGAGACACGGACCTCGGCCACAGAAGAAAGGGGCTGTGTCCCAGAGTTCCAGAGACTCTGGGACCTCTGATCTGGGTGTGGGGGTCTGGGATGGACTGCAGAGGTCTCAGTGTGGGAGTCTCTGGGATAGACCTCAGAGGTCTGGGTGTCGGGGTGTCTGGGATGGACCTCAGAAGTCTGGGTGTGGGGGTCTCTGGGATGGACCCATTTGGGCAGTGGAGGCCCATGGGATGTGACGGGTGGTGAGGTACTCCTGTGGAGGTACACAGTTTGAGGAGTGAGTGCAGAGCTGTTTGTGGCGGCTCAGAGCCGGGGGCAGGGGAGGGTGACATTCCAGGAAGGGAGCCCCACACAGTCCAGAGTGTGCAGCAGGCTATCTAGCTCCTGTGGGCAGGGTGGGCCCTGGTCTCCTCAGGTCCTGCACCAGCTGTGCTTCCTCCCAGTGCCCCTCACCCTGCTGGCTCACCTTGCCTTTTCGTCATCAGATAGATCCAGTTCCATTCTGCCCCTTCCTGCCCTCTCCCTATTCCCCTGAGACTCTCCCCTCACTCCCTGCTGTGGGGCTGGCCCAGAGGTTGGGGACTGATGCAGGGTTTCCTCCGGCTGCAGAACTTCTGGAGGTTCATATTTCGGAAGAACCTGCCCTCCACTGCCCTCTGTCAGATGGACTTTGCCGTCCTGGGCCTCGGGGACTCCTCATATGCCAAGTGAGTACAGGACAGGACAGTCTGGGGGTCCAGCTGCCAGACCAGCTTTCAGGGTCAGCCCTGCTGGCCACAGGGTCCTTGTAGCAGCACTGGCTTCTCCACGATACTCCCTGGCAGGTGCCCCGGGCCTCACACTGTGGGAGGGCAGAGGGAAGCAGGCAGGGTGGCAGagggctgggctcagagccaCACTGACATCACAGAAACCTACCTGGCACCAGTCCCCACTGTTACAAACACGTGTGCCATGGGTGTTCACGACTCAGCATGGAGGTGGGCCCTGTGACCTACTTTCCTAGTGGCTGCCTCTGCCTTTTCCCCTGGGCATTTCACAGTGCTCACCTGCCCCTGAGCAAGGAGTAGCGTGTTCAGTGTGCAAATGGTATCTTTAGACCCCGCAGTGTTGAAACCTCCGACTGTCCATGTAGGGCCCAGGTCCACAAGCACCAAGCCTCAAAAGCCATGTGCGTAGCGGGTCTCATTGCTTCAGATGAAAGAAAACGGGAAGGCGCGGCAGCCTACCCGTTCTGTGCGTGATATATTTCTTCAGGCGAGGGAGGGCGCCTGTCTGCTGACATCATTCCCAGGGAGGAGCGGGACCTGGGGCCAGTCATGCCTCAGAACCAGAGTGAGAAGCGAAACTGACCCCTGGGAAGATGCTGGCCCTCTCCCCAGCCTGGAGCTTCTTCGCTGAGGAGTGACCCACACCTTGGCTGGGGGCCTCCAGACCTCAACTCCCTGTCCAGAGATGAGGGCCCATCAGTGGGATAAGGTCACACGCCTCCGCCCACACAGGCTGGTTCTCCATGAGCAGAGGACCTCAGCAGCCCCTGGCGTGTGGAGACCCTGTCCCCTCCTAGGGCGCAGCCAGCATGGAGTGTTTCCACCCAAGGAAGTCCCTGCCTGGGTTCCACTCTGCCGGGCTCCAGCCCGGGACTAGCCTTGCTGTCTCCACAGGTTCAATTTTGTGGCCAAGAAGCTGCACCGACGGCTCCTGCAGCTTGGTGGCAGTGCCCTCCTGCCCGTGTGCCTGGGCGACGACCAGCATGAGCTGGGGTGAGTCTTCAGGGCTGGCCCCACTGCCATGGTCTGACCTGGCCATGCGTGAGGTCCACTCAGGCTGGCACACATGCTCCCTCCCAGGCCCGATGCTGCTGTGGACCCTTGGCTGCAAGACTTGTGGGGCAAGGTTCTGGGGCTGTGCCCGCTGCCTCCAGGCCTCGACGAGATCCCTCCTGGAGTCCCGTGAGTGTGGGCCCCAGGTCACCCACAGGTGGCCTGGGGACCTcgcctgggtccctcccatgtgGGTGGGCGGCCCCTGGTTCGGGGGATTTCTGGTCTGAAGAGCATGCCTCCCTCAGCCTGCCCTCCAAGTTCAGCCTGCTGTTCCTCCACGAGGTGCCCAGTGTGGGCTCTGAGGGGCAGCAAGTGGCTCACCCTGGCTCCAGAGAGCCCCCATCGGAGTCGCACCCCTTCCTGGCACCCATGATCTCCAACGAGAGAGTCACCGGCCCCTCCCACTTCCAGGATGTTCGGCTGATTGAGTTTGACATCTCAGGCTCTGCAATCAGGTGAGACCCGAAACACCAGGTGGTGGCGGGGACTGCTAGGGTTcagaggaggctgggctgggctgcaggGGATGGCCTCCATCCAGGGCCCCTGGTGGCTTCTCCTCACAGCTTCGCTGCCGGGGATGTGGTGCTGATTCAGCCCTCCAACTCGGCTGCCCACGTCCAGCAGTTCTGCCAGGCGCTGGGCCTGGACCCTGACCAGCTCTTCACACTGCAGCCACGGGAGCCAGGTGAACCCAGCCTCAGCCAGCCTGACTCTCTGCCCTCCCCCATGTCCTGGGTCCCCACCCCGAGGGCCCTGCCGCAGCCCACGGAGGCCTCCTACTCACCCTGCAGATGTCCTCCCACCCACAAGGCTGCCCCAGCCCTGCTCCATGCAGCACCTCGTGTCCCAGTACCTGGACATCGCCAGCGTGCCTCGCCGCTCCTTCTTTGAGCTTCTGGCCTGTCTGTCCCTCCATGAGCTGGAGCGGGAGAAGCTGCTGGAGTTCAGCTCTGCCCAAGGCCAGGAGGAGCTCTTTGAATACTGCAACCGGCCCCGAAGGACCATTGTGGAGGTGAGGAAGGCCAGTGGGGCCGGTGGGGCCCAACCCCTGAGCCAGGGCCACACTGCAGCCACTCCGAGACTCTCTCTGCCCAGGTGCTGTGTGACTTCCCACACACAGCCGCCGCCATCCCCCCGGACTACCTGCTGGACCTCATCCCCGCTATCCGGCCGAGAGCCTTCTCCATCGCCTCCTCGATGCTGGTGAGGGGCCCCAGGAAAGCTGGGACGGGGCTCTGTGGGCAGAAGCTGTGCTCTGACCAGGTGACGGTCCCCTACCCAGGACCGCCCCTGGGTGAAGTGGCTAGGGCTCACAGCCCAGGCAGCAGGTCCGGGCAGCCttgtgccaccactcccacccTACCGTCCTCCCCAGGCttacctcccctccccaccatcctTCCCAGGCTCACCTACTCCCCACCGTCCTCCCCAGGCTCACCCACTCCCCACCATCCTCCCCTGGCTCACCACCCCCTCAGCATCCTCCCAAGGCTCACCCCCACTCACCGTCCTCCCTAGGCTCACCCCCCGCACTGTCCTCCCCAGGCTCACCCCCTCCCCACTGTCCTCCCCAGGCTCACCCCTTCCCCACCATCCTCCCCAGGCTCACCCCCTCAACTGTCCTCCCCAGACTCACCCCTCAAGGCTGCAGATCCTCGTGGCTGTAGTGCAGTTCCAGACTCGCCTCAAGGAGCCCCGTCGGGGCCTCTGCTCCTCCTGGCTGGCATCCCTGGACCCTGGGCAAGGTGACCTCTGCTTCCGGGGTGGGGGCCGTGGCCTGGTGTCCCCTTCTCTCTCATGCCCACACAGATGTTCGGCTAGGGCCACAGCAGACTCCGAGCCGCGTTTGACCCTCTTCATACCACCTTCCTCCTGCAATAGGACCTGTCCGGGTGCCCCTCTGGGTGCAGCCTGGGAGTCTGGCCTTCCCAGAGATGCCAGACGTGCCCGTGATCATGGTGGGGCCTGGCACCGGGGTAGCCCCCTTCCGAGCAGCCATCCAGGAGCGTGTGGCCCAGGATCGGACCAGTGAGTGCCTGGAGTCCCGGGGTAGGGTTGTGGTGGGGGCTTCCAGCAGAAGTTCAAGGACCACCCTGCATTCCCCCAGGAAATGTCTTGTTTTTTGGCTGCCGCTGGCGGGACCAAGACTTCTACTGGGAGGCGGAGTGGCAGGAGCTGGAGAAGCGGGGCTGCCTGACCCTGGTCTCTGCCTTCTCCCGGGAACAGGTGGGTGTGTATGCTTGGGGGctggaaaggaggggaggggctcACAGTCAGCCCCaccctgccctctgccctgcAGGAGCAGAAAGTGTATGTGCAGCACCGGCTCCGGGAGCGGGGGCCACTCGTGTGGGAGCTGCTGGACCGCCAGGGTGCACACTTCTACCTGGCAGGGTGAGCAGTCTCAGGTTCAGCGGGAGTGGGCCCAGCCCTAGGGCCAGTCTCACGCGCCTTCTGCAACCGCCCCTCTAGCAATGCCAAGTCCATGCCAGCGGATGTCTCAGAAGCCCTGGTGTCCATCTTCGAGGAGGAGGGCGGACTCTGCAGTTCCGACGCCGCTGCCTATCTAGCCAGGCTCCAGCGCACACGGCGCCTTCAGACTGAGACGTGGGCCTGAGCCCCTTGGCTGCCTGTGATCCTCCTGGGAGCCCAGGAAGGCATTGTCCTCTTGGACCAGGGGTGGCGCTTCCAGGTCCCAGCTGGTTGGGGCAACAGCCAGCTTCTGAGCACAGTTACACGCTCGTCGACCCTGGGTCCCACCCTTTGAGCCCTGactccactgcagcctctgccagccagccctcccctcccccaccctgacCCTGAGCTGTGTCCTCATTCTCCCCCACCCTCTTCCTGGTCAAGGTCGTGGCCTGGGCCGTTCCACTTCACTGGTGCAGTGGTCCAGGATGGTGTGAGCAGCCCACTGGGCACTGGGGGCAGCACAGGGCCCCCATAAGGCTGCACTGCACTCCTCCACCCTGGGGCCACCTCGGCCACTGCAGCCTGCTGGGCAGCACATTCCAATCACCTCCACACGGCTGAGGCTGGGCTCAGGCCACGAGAAAGCAGCTCCCTTAGAGCAGTGGGGAGGTCCCAGGCCAGAGCAGCCTCTTCCTCTCCTGGTCCCAGGAAAGTCCTGGCAGGAACTGCTGGCTTCTGGGTGGCTGCTTCTACCACCCGCTTCCTTCCTCTCGCTCATCAGGTAGGGGTGTGGGAGGTGGGTGCCATGGTGCACCCCTGCTGGCCTACCTGTACTCGAGTGGCAGCTTTTCTGTCTGCCTCTAGTGTGACTAGTGCCCTGCCTGCTTCATTCTCAAGGGCTTGGGTTGGCTGAGATCTGATCGTCAGGACAGGGTTTTGGGCAGGTGTTGGGAAGGCAGAGCTAAGCCGTCCATCCTGCCTGGGAGCTGAGGCTGCCGGAAGCAGTGGTGGGAGGGGGTGTGGTGGATACAGCCCCGCCCCTGGGAGGGGCTTTAGGCACCAGGAAGGGAAGTCCCGCTGGAGGGTTCCTGCCCTTCACACTGCCTCACCGTCCTCTCCTGGGAGTCTCTTACTGTGGTCAGCCGGTCGCTGCCAGGGGACTAGATGTGGCTGAGGCTGGGCTGCAGCCGGATCTGGCTGGGGACGGCATTGCATGGGCGTAGGATCCACTTAGCAGGCGAGCCTTGCTGGGGCCCCAGCGAAGTTCCCATCCAGTGAGGAGAGCCAGCCAGGTCAGTGCCAGAGCCAGTGGAGCCCAGACCCTGCTTCCCCTGGAGGTCTGCACCTGTCGCCACCCTGGGATCCCTGGCCTCCTATCCTGACTCCTCCCCCAGGGCCACTACCCCTGAGCTGTGCCCTGGGGTCCCTAGCCTTCACCTTGCTGACTCCAGCTCTGGGCCTGTCAGTCCACCTGAGGCCTCTCTGGGCCCTGAGTGCCTGAACCCACTGTGCCAAGCACCAATGAGTGAAAGGGATGACTTTGGGCTCCCCCAAGATGCCGAGACTCCCACCAGTGAGCCCCTGCTGGGGGCTGTGGCCATGGAGGGTGCCTGGGCCCTTCCAGCCTGGAAGGAAGAGCAGGGAGAGCAGGCAGTAGGGCGGGGGGAAGAGGAGTGCCCCATCTGCACTGAGCCCTACGGGCCCAGGGAGCATTGCCTAGCCCTGTTGAACTGTAGCCACGGCCTGTGTGTGGGCTGCCTGCGCAGGCTGTTGGGCTCGGCCCCGAGCTCCAACCTGGGCCAGGTGCGCTGCCCACTGTGCCGCCAGAAGACCCCCATGCTGGAGTGGGAGATCTGCCAGCTGCAGGAGGAGCTGCTACTGGCCGACGGGCCCCAACGTCAGCCCCACCGAGAGGCCCCTGTACCCCAGCACCAAGACCCTGGACCCTGGGGCTCCCTGGAGCACCGCTACCAGCAGCGCTttgtggtgggggctgtgggcGGCCGTGGCTGCCTGCccttcctgccctgcccaccctgcCTGGGTGCCTGGCTCTGGACCCTACGGGAACGGGGACCCTGTGCCCACCGCCTGGCGCTGCTGAGCCTGCTGGCCCTCGAGCTGCTGGGGTTGCTGCTGGTCTTCATGCCGCTGGTGCTGCTGGGGCTGCTCTTCCTGCTGCTGGACCGCTCTGGCCGCTGAGCAGAGCCCAGGACGGCCCTGACGCCAGTGggcccagcctggcccacatcGCCACTGGGTGCTGTGAGGCCTGACCAGGCTGAAAAACCTGAGGTTGGGTCCAGGTCACTGCCCTTCAGTCAAGACCTCCATGGCTGAACCCAAGACCGGGGCCACCCAGGAGCCTGACCCTGCCAGAGTGCATGGCTGCTCTGGACGCCAGTGCCCAAGGACAGCTGCTGGAGGAGCCAGCCCAGCAGGAAGGTCTTCGAGCAGGACCCCACT from the Callithrix jacchus isolate 240 chromosome 1, calJac240_pri, whole genome shotgun sequence genome contains:
- the TMEM203 gene encoding transmembrane protein 203; protein product: MLFSLRELVQWLGFATFEIFVHLLALLVFSVLLALRVDGLVPGLSWWNVFVPFFAADGLSTYFTTIVSVRLFQDGEKRLAVLRLFWVLTVLSLKFVFEMLLCQKLAEQTRELWFGLITSPVFILLQLLMIRACRVN
- the NDOR1 gene encoding NADPH-dependent diflavin oxidoreductase 1 isoform X1 is translated as MPVPQLLVLFGSQTGTAQDVSERLGREARRRRLGCQVQALDSYPVVNLIHEPLVIFVCATTGQGDPPDNMKNFWRFIFRKNLPSTALCQMDFAVLGLGDSSYAKFNFVAKKLHRRLLQLGGSALLPVCLGDDQHELGPDAAVDPWLQDLWGKVLGLCPLPPGLDEIPPGVPLPSKFSLLFLHEVPSVGSEGQQVAHPGSREPPSESHPFLAPMISNERVTGPSHFQDVRLIEFDISGSAISFAAGDVVLIQPSNSAAHVQQFCQALGLDPDQLFTLQPREPDVLPPTRLPQPCSMQHLVSQYLDIASVPRRSFFELLACLSLHELEREKLLEFSSAQGQEELFEYCNRPRRTIVEVLCDFPHTAAAIPPDYLLDLIPAIRPRAFSIASSMLTHPSRLQILVAVVQFQTRLKEPRRGLCSSWLASLDPGQGPVRVPLWVQPGSLAFPEMPDVPVIMVGPGTGVAPFRAAIQERVAQDRTRNVLFFGCRWRDQDFYWEAEWQELEKRGCLTLVSAFSREQEQKVYVQHRLRERGPLVWELLDRQGAHFYLAGNAKSMPADVSEALVSIFEEEGGLCSSDAAAYLARLQRTRRLQTETWA
- the NDOR1 gene encoding NADPH-dependent diflavin oxidoreductase 1 isoform X2 is translated as MPVPQLLVLFGSQTGTAQDVSERLGREARRRRLGCQVQALDSYPVVNLIHEPLVIFVCATTGQGDPPDNMKNFWRFIFRKNLPSTALCQMDFAVLGLGDSSYAKFNFVAKKLHRRLLQLGGSALLPVCLGDDQHELGPDAAVDPWLQDLWGKVLGLCPLPPGLDEIPPGVPVGSEGQQVAHPGSREPPSESHPFLAPMISNERVTGPSHFQDVRLIEFDISGSAISFAAGDVVLIQPSNSAAHVQQFCQALGLDPDQLFTLQPREPDVLPPTRLPQPCSMQHLVSQYLDIASVPRRSFFELLACLSLHELEREKLLEFSSAQGQEELFEYCNRPRRTIVEVLCDFPHTAAAIPPDYLLDLIPAIRPRAFSIASSMLTHPSRLQILVAVVQFQTRLKEPRRGLCSSWLASLDPGQGPVRVPLWVQPGSLAFPEMPDVPVIMVGPGTGVAPFRAAIQERVAQDRTRNVLFFGCRWRDQDFYWEAEWQELEKRGCLTLVSAFSREQEQKVYVQHRLRERGPLVWELLDRQGAHFYLAGNAKSMPADVSEALVSIFEEEGGLCSSDAAAYLARLQRTRRLQTETWA
- the LOC118145604 gene encoding ring finger protein-like, with amino-acid sequence MSERDDFGLPQDAETPTSEPLLGAVAMEGAWALPAWKEEQGEQAVGRGEEECPICTEPYGPREHCLALLNCSHGLCVGCLRRLLGSAPSSNLGQVRCPLCRQKTPMLEWEICQLQEELLLADGPQRQPHREAPVPQHQDPGPWGSLEHRYQQRFVVGAVGGRGCLPFLPCPPCLGAWLWTLRERGPCAHRLALLSLLALELLGLLLVFMPLVLLGLLFLLLDRSGR